A portion of the Sciurus carolinensis chromosome Y unlocalized genomic scaffold, mSciCar1.2 scaffold_425_arrow_ctg1, whole genome shotgun sequence genome contains these proteins:
- the LOC124973559 gene encoding basic salivary proline-rich protein 1-like translates to MAGFTAHSGAPCPCTKCNWSTALGTKEDESGGHRSSPVGEGSASEPTRRASPKRAREESGPQECRVPSPRDVECPGQRGRLQGSRPEGCPGRVTALALTSTFGLLLPPPVPAHCPRETPCSRNMNKGGPNAQQRRAPSTTPVGFSSVVPRFRKTALKCRGSRAVFCPPLRGLRREGGKPSASRRHEDGPRAAVPATGNSWDRKAGAGVGVDSDGLPPVRPRGPPPRHPTRRQSQGQTGTKEDESGGHRSSPVGEGSASEPTRRASPKRAREESGPQECRVPSPRDVECPGQRGRLQGSRPEGCPGRVTALALTSTFGLLLPPPVPAHCPRETPCSRNMNKGGPNAQQRRAPSTTPVGFSSVVPRFRKTALKCRGSRAVFCPPLRGLRREGGKPSASRRHEDGPRAAVPATGNSWDRKAGAGVGVDSDGLPPVRPRGPPPRHPTRRQSQGQTGPVKRRRHWEGSFHPGHGREPAGGFEPRTPPYLGRRGRSCCAPLGPWPWWPTTARATPARTHLPPSRAPPRAPPPPPLPPPPQQPPVPIPGNHPALPPLADRFLPHLTPIQSLPERPDPQEGWQHGAPTATGPRSQ, encoded by the exons ATGGCGGGCTTCACCGCGCACAGCGGGGCGCCCTGCCCCTGCACAAAGTGCAACTGGAGCACAGCCCTCG GGACAAAGGAGGACGAGTCGGGAGGTCACAGGAGCTCCCCCGTGGGTGAGGGCAGCGCTTCAGAACCCACGCGCAGGGCATCCCCGAAGAGAGCGCGGGAGGAGAGTGGACCCCAGGAGTGCCGGGTGCCATCCCCTCGAGATGTGGAGTGCCCTGGCCAAAGAG GCCGGCTTCAGGGCTCACGCCCGGAGGGCTGCCCTGGGCGGGTCACAGCGCTCGCTCTCACGTCCACCTTTgggcttctcctccctcccccggTTCCGGCACACTGCCCCCGGGAGACTCCTTGCTCCAG GAACATGAACAAGGGGGGTCCAAACGCGCAGCAGAGGCGGGCTCCCAGCACGACCCCGGTGG gCTTCTCCTCCGTCGTCCCCAGGTTCCGCAAAACTGCCCTGAAGTGTCGCGGCTCAAGGGCCGTCTTCTGCCCACCGCTCCGGGGGCTGAGGCGGGAGGGTGGCAAGCCGTCAGCCAGTCGACGTCACGAGGACGGGCCCCGGGCAGCGGTGCCGGCCACAGGGAACTCCTGGGACAGGAAGGCTGGGGCCGGGGTGGGCGTGGACAGCGACGGCCTGCCTCCTGTCAGGCCCCGGGGACCGCCACCCCGGCACCCGACACGGAGGCAGTCCCAGGGCCAGACCG GGACAAAGGAGGACGAGTCGGGAGGTCACAGGAGCTCCCCCGTGGGTGAGGGCAGCGCTTCAGAACCCACGCGGAGGGCATCCCCGAAGAGAGCGCGGGAGGAGAGTGGACCCCAGGAGTGCCGGGTGCCATCCCCTCGAGATGTGGAGTGCCCTGGCCAAAGAG GCCGGCTTCAGGGCTCACGCCCGGAGGGCTGCCCTGGGCGGGTCACAGCGCTCGCTCTCACGTCCACCTTTgggcttctcctccctcccccggTTCCGGCACACTGCCCCCGGGAGACTCCTTGCTCCAG GAACATGAACAAGGGGGGTCCAAACGCGCAGCAGAGGCGGGCTCCCAGCACGACCCCGGTGG gCTTCTCCTCCGTCGTCCCCAGGTTCCGCAAAACTGCCCTGAAGTGTCGCGGCTCAAGGGCCGTCTTCTGCCCACCGCTCCGGGGGCTGAGGCGGGAGGGTGGCAAGCCGTCAGCCAGTCGACGTCACGAGGACGGGCCCCGGGCAGCGGTGCCGGCCACAGGGAACTCCTGGGACAGGAAGGCTGGGGCCGGGGTGGGCGTGGACAGCGACGGCCTGCCTCCTGTCAGGCCCCGGGGACCGCCACCCCGGCACCCGACACGGAGGCAGTCCCAGGGCCAGACCG GGCCGGTGAAGAGACGCCGCCATTGGGAGGGCTCCTTCCACCCGGGCCACGGGAGGGAACCGGCCGGAGGGTTTGAGCCCCGGACGCCGCCTTACCTGGGTCGCCGCGGACGCTCCTGCTGCGCGCCCCTTGGGCCTTGGCCCTGGTGGCCGACGACCGCTCGCGCCACGCCTGCGCGAACCCACCTGCCGCCTTCCCGGGCCCCGCCCcgagccccacccccacccccactcccacccccaccccaacagcCCCCAGTTCCTATTCCAGGGAACCACCCCGCTCTTCCCCCGCTAGCAGACCGCTTTCTCCCTCACCTCACACCCATCCAGTCCCTTCCCGAGCGACCCGACCCACAGGAGGGATGGCAGCATGGGGCCCCCACGGCCACAGGACCCCGAAGTCAATGA